CAAACCGAAGGCGATTTTACGATAGATGGTAAAGTAAACGGTTTGTATAGCGAAAACACCGTACCAAAATTCAACATCGCTATTGCATCGCACAATGCTTCGTTTAAATATCCCAATTTACCAAAATCAATACAAAACATTGTTATTGATACCAAAATTGTAAACGAAACAGGCTTGCTTAACGATACGTATGTAAACCTCGATAAACTATCATTCAGGATAGATAAAGATGTATTTGATGCCAAAGCTACCATACGCAACGTGGTAGAAAACGCCATGGTAGATGCCGACCTAAAAGGTACCATTAACTTAGGGAACTTAGGAAACGCCTACCCTATAAAAATGGATATTCCGTTAGCAGGAATACTAAAAGCTGATGTTAGTACTAAGTTTGACATGAAAGCGGTAGAAAATAGCCAATACGAAAAAATTGATAACCGTGGTAGTTTAAGCCTCTCTGGATTTACCTATTCGGGCGATGGCTTACCAAAACCAATACAAATAGATGAAGCTAGCGTACAATTTAACCCCAACCGTGTTAACCTAAGCAAGTTTAACGCCAAAACAGGCGAATCGGACATTGCAGTTACAGGAACATTGGATAATTTTTACGGCTTTATGTTTAAAGACCAAAACCTACAGGGTAACTTTAACATGAACTCTAATAAACTTATGGTTTCGGACTTTATGGGACCTGAGCCCGTTGCTGCTGCAAAACCAGAAGCAACAACTGAGGAAGCTACGCCCGAAAAAGTGCAACCTAAAACGGTTGCTGCTACAGAAGCTGTTAAAATACCTGCATTTTTAGATTGTACCATTACCGCCAAAGCCAATACGGTAGTATACGATAACCTGAACATGAAAAACGTATCGGGTAAAATGATTATTAAAGACGAAGCTGTAACGCTGCAAAACCTAAAAACATCCATGTTTGATGGGATAATAACAGCAAACGGAAACGTATCTACAAAAGGAGCCGTACCCACTTTTACAATGGACTTGGATTTAAGTACGGTAGACATCCCACAAACATTTACGCAACTGGATATGCTAAAATCCATAGCCCCTATAGCCGATGTTATTACAGGTAAATTAAGTGCCGTTATTAATGTTTCGGGGAACCTAGATAGTAAGGAAATGACTCCCGATTTAAACTCGCTAACAGGCGGATTGGGCGGACAGTTACTTAGTACGGCGTTAAAAGCAGGAAATTCCAAACTATTGAGTGCATTGGACCAGAATGTGAACTTTATTGACATGGATAAGCTAAAGCTAGATAACTTAAAAGCGAATCTTACTTTTGATAACGGAAAAGTAAACATTAAGCCTATAGACCTTAATTATAAAGACATTCCTATACAAGTAAGCGGAGTACACGGTTTTGATAAATCGATGAGCTATAATGCAACGTTTGATGTTCCTGCTAAATACTTAGGCAGCGATGTAAATAAGCTACTGGGCAATAGTGCCGATGCTAATAACGTTAGCGTACCTGTTACTGCTGTTATTACAGGTAGCTTTACCAACCCCAAAGTTAAAACCGATCTTTCTAGCGCAGTAAGTAGCCTTACCAAGCAGCTTATTGCCAACCAAAAAGAAAAGCTAATAGAAAAAGGCACTGATAAACTTAAAGATTTAATAGGTTTAGGTGGCGATAAAAAAGATGCCGATACCACCAAAACCAACGATAGTAAGGACAAAAAAGACGATATTAAAGAGAAAGCCAAAGGCATACTTGGCGGTTTCCTCAACAAAGATTAATTCGTTACAATTACCCAACATAAAAAAACGCCCTGTGTTTACAGGGCGTTTTTTATATATCTATTACTACTTATACATTTATTTGTACAACGTGCCCCTCGTTACTACGTACGTTAAACACCGTACCATCTTCAAAAATAAAATACTGCCCTTTTATACCTGTTAGTTTACCCGTATACGTAGGCGTTTTAATAAGGTTTAGGCTCGTTACATTTTTAGGATATTCCAGTATAGGGTAATCCAATGCATACAATTGTTCTGGGGTAGCATCAAAATAAGGCTGTACCTCATCGGGCAAATAGGCTTGCATTTCGTTTCGTTTTACAGCCAAATCAATAGGTGGTACGTTGTTCAACAACATTTTTTTCCAATTAATTTTGTCGCCCAAATATTCCTTTAATGCTACTTCGGTAATACCTGCCAAATAACGGTTGGGTACCTCTACAAGTGGCATGGCTTGGGTTGCTCCTTGGTCTATCCATCGGGTAGGCACCTGCGTTTTTCGGGTTACCCCTACTTTTACATCGCTGGACGATGCTAAGTAAACCACATGCGGTTGCAACTGTACGCGCTTTTCATATTCCAAATCCCTATCTTCAACATCAAGGTGTGCAGTACTCAACTCGGGGCGCATAATCCAATCGCCCGCAGCAGGGGTACTATAAAAACAATCGTAGCAAAAACCCATTCTAAAAATCTTCTTGTTCTTACCACAGCTAAGGCATTTAAAGCCAATAAAATTCAGCTCCACATCACGCCCCAATAGCTGATTCATGTTTAAAAAACTACTATCGAACACCAAATAGTACTGAATTGGGGTTCCAAATTCGGTTTGCATTTTTGTGAGTACACCTTCGTATTGCATCGTATAATTTAGTATTTTTATAGTCGTAAAGATACTATAATTATGCCGTTGCCCATAATCAATTCAATAGCGTCGTGGATACTCAAAAAGCGTATACACGATATGGAGTTGTTCTTAAAATATCCAAACGAGGTACAGGAAGAATTACTTATGAACCTGATACGAGCAGCAGAAAATACTGTTATAGGTAGGAAGTATGGTTTTTCGTCTGTAAAAAACTATACTACGTTTTCTGAACGTGTACCCGTATCTACCTACGAAGATTTAGAACCCCTTATAGAACAAACCCGAAGGGGCGAGCAAAACGTTTTTTGGGGTAGCCCTATAAAATGGTTTGCAAAATCGAGCGGTACTACCAATGCCAAAAGTAAATTCATTCCCGTAAGTTCCGAGTCGTTAGAAGATTGCCACTACAAGGCAGCCAAAGATTTGCTTTGCCTTTACCTGAACAATAACGAAGATTCGCAACTGTTTACTGGAAAAAGCCTAAGGCTGGGCGGTAGCAAGCAGTTGTACGAGGATAACAATACGTTTTTTGGCGACCTCTCGGCAATACTGATTGATAATATGCCGATGTGGGCAGAATTTAGCAGTACACCAAGCAATAAAGTATCGTTAATGAGCGAATGGGAAACCAAACTTACCGCCATTGTACGCGAAAGTATTGAAGAGAATGTAACCAGTTTTGCTGGTGTACCCTCGTGGATGATGGTACTGATTAACCGCATATTAGAAGATACTGGCAAAAACCATTTGCATGAGGTATGGCCTAATGTAGAGGTATATTTTCATGGGGGTGTAAGTTTTGAACCGTACCGAGAACAGTACCAAAAAGTGATACCAAAGTCGGATTTTAAATACTACGAAATTTACAATGCTTCTGAAGGTTTTTTTGCCATACAAGATACCAATGATAGTACCGAATTATTATTAATGTTGGATTATGGTATATTTTATGAGTTTATCCCTATGGATACGTTTGGCACTATTAACCAGCGCGTTATTAGCCTTGCCGATGTTGAGCTCAATAAAAATTACGCTATAGTTATTACCACCAATGCTGGGTTATGGCGTTACCTTATAGGCGATACGGTACGTTTTACATCAGTTAGCCCGTATCGTATAAAAATTACAGGGCGTACTAAACACCATATTAATGTTTTTGGTGAGGAATTAATGATTGAGAATACCGACAAAGCTGTGGCTAAAGCGTGTAAAGCTACAGGTACAGAGGTAATTGATTATACTGTTGCTCCTATATTTATGGAAGGAAAAGAAAAGGGAGCGCATGAGTGGGTGGTAGAATTTAAAACACCTCCTAAAAACCCAGAAGCATTTAGAACCATACTGGATGAGGCACTGCAAAGTGTGAATTCTGATTACGAGGCAAAGCGTTATAATAACATGACGTTGAACCCATTAGTACTAAACGTAGCACGACCCAAACTGTTTTACGATTGGCTAAAAGCGCAGGATAAATTGGGTGGGCAGCATAAGATACCACGACTATCCAACGAGCGGCATTATTTGGAAGAACTAAAGGCTTTACAAGAAAAAAGTGCTACTAAGGTTACTATGGTATAAATCTTGCAATATTATTTTTAACAACAACACTATCAGTATATTAAATTATTCTGTTACATTTGTTTTTAAAGAAAATTAAATAAAGCTATATGAAAAAGAATTTTTTAGCATTAGGAGGAGTAGCACTGCTGTTGTTAGCATCTTGTGGTCCGAGAGTACACCGTTACGGTTGCAGAGGTGGCGGACGTTGTATTACAAGTGTTACAACACAGGCTGAAAAAATAAAGAAAATGCCACCAAAACAGGCAGCATTTTCAAAAACGGTTACAAAAGCGGTAGTTTCTAAACCCGCTTAATGTATTGTTACGAAGCGGCTTTGAGTCGCTTTAGTAAATTTTTATTTAAATGATGTTCTACATAGGCTTTATCTACGTGTAATTCCTTCTGGTCAGAACTTGGCAACTCGTACATTGCCTCATTTAATATTGCTTCACATAACGAGCGTAGTCCCCTTGCACCCAACTTATATTCTAATGCTTTTGCCACAATATGGTCCAAAGCATCTTCAGATATTGTAAAGGCAACATCATCCATAGCAAACAACTTGGTATATTGCTTAATTAGTGCATTTTTAGGTGCAGTAAGTATGGCACGCAATGTAGCACCATCTAAAGGATCCATGTGTGTTAGCACGGGTAACC
The Flavobacterium litorale genome window above contains:
- a CDS encoding DUF2797 domain-containing protein, whose amino-acid sequence is MQYEGVLTKMQTEFGTPIQYYLVFDSSFLNMNQLLGRDVELNFIGFKCLSCGKNKKIFRMGFCYDCFYSTPAAGDWIMRPELSTAHLDVEDRDLEYEKRVQLQPHVVYLASSSDVKVGVTRKTQVPTRWIDQGATQAMPLVEVPNRYLAGITEVALKEYLGDKINWKKMLLNNVPPIDLAVKRNEMQAYLPDEVQPYFDATPEQLYALDYPILEYPKNVTSLNLIKTPTYTGKLTGIKGQYFIFEDGTVFNVRSNEGHVVQINV
- a CDS encoding GH3 auxin-responsive promoter family protein — protein: MPLPIINSIASWILKKRIHDMELFLKYPNEVQEELLMNLIRAAENTVIGRKYGFSSVKNYTTFSERVPVSTYEDLEPLIEQTRRGEQNVFWGSPIKWFAKSSGTTNAKSKFIPVSSESLEDCHYKAAKDLLCLYLNNNEDSQLFTGKSLRLGGSKQLYEDNNTFFGDLSAILIDNMPMWAEFSSTPSNKVSLMSEWETKLTAIVRESIEENVTSFAGVPSWMMVLINRILEDTGKNHLHEVWPNVEVYFHGGVSFEPYREQYQKVIPKSDFKYYEIYNASEGFFAIQDTNDSTELLLMLDYGIFYEFIPMDTFGTINQRVISLADVELNKNYAIVITTNAGLWRYLIGDTVRFTSVSPYRIKITGRTKHHINVFGEELMIENTDKAVAKACKATGTEVIDYTVAPIFMEGKEKGAHEWVVEFKTPPKNPEAFRTILDEALQSVNSDYEAKRYNNMTLNPLVLNVARPKLFYDWLKAQDKLGGQHKIPRLSNERHYLEELKALQEKSATKVTMV
- a CDS encoding AsmA-like C-terminal region-containing protein, whose amino-acid sequence is MVKKILKWTGIVLLVLIIALIAAPFLFKGKIKNMVAKAINEQVDATVAFEDVSLSLFSNFPMASVTVDKLSVINKAPFEGDTLVYMDKIDLTMSVNELFKGDGEPMSLKSLATKNGVVNILFNENGVGNFDIAIKNDDTTAADTTKSKPFALNLQDYEIENLRFRYFDAKSKINMVIDSLYHEGHGNFEKSKLDLDTETSANLTLDMDKTNYMRNVHLKLDAVLGLDLENSVYTFKENKALVNQLPLEFDGSIAIVEEGQQYNLTFKTPTSSFKNFLGLIPESYSGSIESVQTEGDFTIDGKVNGLYSENTVPKFNIAIASHNASFKYPNLPKSIQNIVIDTKIVNETGLLNDTYVNLDKLSFRIDKDVFDAKATIRNVVENAMVDADLKGTINLGNLGNAYPIKMDIPLAGILKADVSTKFDMKAVENSQYEKIDNRGSLSLSGFTYSGDGLPKPIQIDEASVQFNPNRVNLSKFNAKTGESDIAVTGTLDNFYGFMFKDQNLQGNFNMNSNKLMVSDFMGPEPVAAAKPEATTEEATPEKVQPKTVAATEAVKIPAFLDCTITAKANTVVYDNLNMKNVSGKMIIKDEAVTLQNLKTSMFDGIITANGNVSTKGAVPTFTMDLDLSTVDIPQTFTQLDMLKSIAPIADVITGKLSAVINVSGNLDSKEMTPDLNSLTGGLGGQLLSTALKAGNSKLLSALDQNVNFIDMDKLKLDNLKANLTFDNGKVNIKPIDLNYKDIPIQVSGVHGFDKSMSYNATFDVPAKYLGSDVNKLLGNSADANNVSVPVTAVITGSFTNPKVKTDLSSAVSSLTKQLIANQKEKLIEKGTDKLKDLIGLGGDKKDADTTKTNDSKDKKDDIKEKAKGILGGFLNKD